A single region of the Plantactinospora soyae genome encodes:
- the recG gene encoding ATP-dependent DNA helicase RecG: MTTEDPNSAQLDTPLKKLVGEKTAKALASHLDLHTAGDLLYHFPRRYDERGEHTDIRSLEVGEQVTVLGQVRRTDVRPMRQRRGKLLEVTVGDGDGGVLTLTFFGNQAWRERDLRPGRWGLFAGKVTEFRGKRQLNGPDYVLLGDGNGNGGGADADGSDGAEVAASEEIEEFAGALIPVYPAAAAVPTWVIAKCVRVVLDTVTPPEDPLPASLRASRNLSGLGTALRGIHRPGTKEELYRARHRLKWDEAFAVQLTLVQRKHRAAAWPARPRPRRDDGLLAAFDARLPYELTAGQRTVGEEVAADLATAHPMHRLLQGEVGSGKTVCALRGMLQVVDAGGQAALLAPTEVLAAQHYRGMLELLGPLGRHGELDGDPDGTRLALVTGSLGAAARRRALETVAAGDAGIVVGTHALLYEGVDFADLGLVVVDEQHRFGVEQRDALRAKAEQPPHVLVMTATPIPRTVAMTVYGDLETSTLSELPRGRSPIASHVVPAAEKPAHLDRAWVRLREEVAAGHQAYVVCPRIGDQAATPEEVGAAGEDGKRPPLAVAEVAPLLADGPLHGLRIGVLHGRLPADEKDSVMRTFAAGDLDVLVATTVIEVGVDVPNATVMIVLDADRFGVSQLHQLRGRVGRGSAAGLCLLVTEAVEGAPARERLDSVASTTDGFRLAELDLEQRREGDVLGATQSGRRSHLRLLSLLKDAKLILEARAEAIALVEEDPELERHPALAASVAALVDAERAEYLEKG, encoded by the coding sequence ATGACAACCGAAGATCCGAACTCGGCCCAACTGGACACGCCGCTGAAGAAACTGGTCGGGGAGAAGACCGCCAAGGCGTTGGCCAGCCATCTGGACCTGCACACGGCGGGCGACCTGCTCTACCACTTTCCCCGCCGGTACGACGAGCGGGGCGAGCACACCGACATCCGCTCCCTGGAGGTCGGCGAGCAGGTCACCGTGCTCGGCCAGGTGCGGCGTACGGACGTGCGGCCGATGCGCCAGCGCCGGGGCAAGCTGCTGGAGGTGACGGTCGGGGACGGTGACGGCGGCGTACTGACGCTCACCTTCTTCGGCAACCAGGCGTGGCGGGAACGCGATCTGCGCCCGGGCCGGTGGGGGCTGTTCGCCGGAAAGGTCACCGAGTTCCGGGGCAAGCGCCAGCTCAACGGCCCGGATTACGTCCTGCTCGGCGACGGGAACGGGAACGGCGGCGGGGCGGACGCCGACGGTTCCGACGGTGCCGAGGTGGCGGCCAGCGAGGAAATCGAGGAGTTCGCGGGTGCGTTGATCCCGGTCTACCCGGCCGCGGCGGCGGTGCCCACCTGGGTGATCGCCAAGTGCGTCCGGGTGGTGCTGGACACCGTCACCCCGCCCGAGGACCCGCTGCCGGCGAGCCTGCGGGCCAGCCGCAACCTGAGCGGCCTGGGCACCGCCCTGCGCGGGATCCACCGGCCGGGGACCAAGGAGGAGCTGTACCGGGCCCGGCACCGGTTGAAGTGGGACGAGGCGTTCGCCGTACAGCTGACCCTGGTGCAGCGGAAGCACCGCGCGGCGGCCTGGCCGGCCCGACCCCGACCACGCCGGGACGACGGCCTGCTGGCGGCGTTCGACGCCCGGCTGCCGTACGAGTTGACGGCCGGGCAGCGCACGGTGGGCGAGGAGGTCGCGGCCGATCTGGCGACCGCGCATCCGATGCACCGGTTGTTGCAGGGCGAGGTCGGCTCCGGCAAGACGGTCTGCGCGCTGCGCGGGATGCTCCAGGTGGTCGACGCGGGTGGCCAGGCCGCCCTGCTCGCTCCCACCGAGGTGCTGGCCGCGCAGCACTACCGGGGGATGCTCGAGCTGCTCGGCCCGCTCGGTCGGCACGGTGAGCTGGACGGCGACCCGGACGGCACCCGGCTGGCCCTGGTCACCGGTTCGCTCGGCGCGGCGGCCCGGCGGCGTGCCCTGGAGACGGTGGCCGCCGGGGACGCCGGCATCGTCGTGGGTACCCACGCACTGCTCTACGAGGGTGTCGACTTCGCCGATCTCGGTCTGGTGGTGGTGGACGAGCAGCACCGGTTCGGGGTCGAGCAGCGGGACGCGTTGCGGGCCAAGGCCGAGCAGCCGCCACACGTGCTGGTGATGACCGCGACCCCGATCCCGCGCACCGTCGCGATGACCGTCTACGGCGACCTGGAGACCTCCACCCTGTCCGAGTTGCCGCGTGGCCGTTCGCCGATCGCCTCGCACGTGGTGCCGGCGGCGGAGAAACCGGCGCACCTCGACCGGGCGTGGGTACGGCTGCGCGAGGAGGTCGCCGCCGGCCACCAGGCGTACGTGGTCTGTCCCCGGATCGGTGACCAGGCGGCGACACCGGAGGAGGTCGGGGCGGCCGGCGAGGACGGCAAGCGTCCCCCGTTGGCGGTGGCGGAGGTGGCACCCCTACTGGCCGACGGGCCACTGCATGGGCTGCGGATCGGCGTACTGCACGGGCGACTGCCGGCCGACGAGAAGGACTCGGTGATGCGGACGTTCGCCGCCGGGGATCTCGACGTACTGGTGGCGACGACGGTGATCGAGGTGGGCGTCGACGTACCGAACGCGACCGTGATGATCGTGCTGGACGCGGACCGGTTCGGCGTCTCCCAACTGCACCAACTACGTGGCCGGGTGGGCCGGGGTTCCGCCGCCGGGCTCTGCCTGCTGGTGACTGAGGCGGTGGAGGGGGCACCGGCCCGGGAACGGCTGGACTCGGTCGCCTCGACCACGGACGGTTTCCGGCTGGCCGAACTCGATCTGGAGCAGCGGCGCGAGGGGGACGTACTGGGGGCGACCCAGTCCGGCCGGCGGTCGCATCTGCGGCTGCTGTCGCTGCTCAAGGATGCCAAGCTGATCCTGGAGGCCCGGGCCGAGGCGATCGCTCTGGTCGAGGAGGATCCGGAGCTGGAACGGCATCCGGCGCTCGCCGCCTCGGTGGCCGCCCTGGTGGACGCCGAACGCGCCGAGTACCTCGAAAAGGGCTGA